From a region of the Phaseolus vulgaris cultivar G19833 chromosome 6, P. vulgaris v2.0, whole genome shotgun sequence genome:
- the LOC137831888 gene encoding LOW QUALITY PROTEIN: NADPH HC-toxin reductase 1-like (The sequence of the model RefSeq protein was modified relative to this genomic sequence to represent the inferred CDS: deleted 1 base in 1 codon) encodes MSEGSKVCVTGGNGYIGSWLIYKLLARGYTVHATLRDLKNESKVGLLKSLPHAEGNLVLFEADVYNPTQFDPAIQGCEFVFHVATPLAHEPGSSQYKDTSEAAVAGAKSIFMSCVRSGTVKRLIYTASVVSASPLKEDGSDFKDVMDETCWTPLNDSLEYVYLEDPAYKDYTYSKTLSEKHLLSYGNDENGGGLEVVTLPCGLVGGETLTSSPSSSIICIAQIVQQERAYKSLKFLEGLLGKVPLVHIDDVCEAHIFCMESTSISGRFLCASSYISLQEMTNHYALHHPEFTVKQEYKDGQSKDIKWTSTKLCDKGFVYKYDAKMILDDCIRYARKMGEI; translated from the exons ATGAGCGAAGGGAGCAAGGTGTGTGTCACAGGAGGCAATGGCTACATAGGTTCCTGGCTCATCTACAAGCTACTGGCCAGGGGTTACACAGTTCATGCAACTCTCAGAGACTTGA AGAACGAGTCCAAGGTAGGGCTCTTAAAGAGTCTTCCTCATGCAGAAGGCAATTTGGTTCTGTTTGAAGCTGATGTTTACAACCCAACTCAATTTGATCCTGCAATTCAAGGATGCGAGTTTGTGTTTCATGTTGCTACTCCCCTCGCCCATGAACCAGGTTCATCTCAG TACAAGGATACTTCAGAAGCAGCAGTTGCAGGGGCAAAAAGCATTTTCATGTCATGTGTGAGATCAGGGACGGTGAAACGTCTGATCTACACTGCGTCTGTTGTTTCAGCCTCTCCACTGAAAGAAGATGGGAGTGACTTCAAAGATGTAATGGATGAAACTTGCTGGACCCCTCTCAATGAT TCCTTGGAATACGTTTACCTTGAAGATCCTGCGTACAAG GACTATACTTATTCAAAAACACTGTCTGAGAAACATCTGTTGAGCTATGGAAATGATGAAAATGGTGGAGGATTAGAAGTGGTAACACTCCCTTGTGGACTAGTGGGAGGTGAAACCCTTACATCTTCTCCCAGTAGCAGCATAATTTGTATCGCACAGATCGTGCAACAGGAAAGGGCCTACAAATCACTCAAGTTCCTAGAGGGATTGCTGGGTAAAGTTCCTCTTGTACACATTGATGACGTATGTGAAGCTCATATTTTCTGCATGGAAAGCACTTCCATCAGTGGAAGATTTTTGTGTGCAAGTTCTTACATTTCATTACAAGAGATGACTAACCATTACGCTCTTCATCATCCAGAATTCACCGTCAAACAAGA ATATAAAGATGGGCAGAGTAAGGATATCAAGTGGACCTCAACAAAGCTGTGTGACAAAGGATTTGTATATAAATATGATGCCAAAATGATATTGGATGATTGTATCAGATATGCAAGAAAGATGGGTGAAATCTAG
- the LOC137831889 gene encoding NADPH HC-toxin reductase 1-like — MGEGSKVCVTGGSGYIGSWLVKKLLAKGYIVHATVRDLKNESKVGLLKSLPHAEANLVLFEADIYNPTQFDPAIQGCEFVFHVATPLAHEPDSPQYKDTSEAAVAGAKSIVMSCVRSGTVKRLIYTVSVVSASPLKEDGSDFKDVMDETSWTPLNDSLEYVYLDPMYKDYTYSKTLSEKHLLSYGNDENGGGLEVVTLVCGLVGGDCLVPSTLGSRIVCIAQIVQNEISYKSLKFLDGLLGKVPLVHIDDVCEAHIFCMESTSISGRFLCASSYISLQEMANHYALYHPEFTVKQEYKDGQRKDIKWTSTKLCDKGFVYKYDAKMILDDCIRCARRMGEI, encoded by the exons ATGGGGGAAGGGAGCAAGGTATGTGTCACAGGAGGCAGTGGTTACATAGGTTCCTGGCTCGTCAAGAAGTTACTGGCCAAGGGTTACATTGTTCATGCAACTGTCAGAGACTTGA AGAACGAGTCCAAGGTAGGGCTCTTAAAGAGCCTTCCTCATGCAGAAGCCAATCTGGTTCTGTTTGAAGCTGATATTTACAATCCAACTCAATTTGATCCTGCAATTCAAGGATGTGAGTTTGTGTTTCATGTTGCTACTCCCCTCGCCCATGAACCAGATTCACCTCAG TACAAGGATACTTCAGAAGCAGCAGTTGCAGGGGCAAAAAGTATTGTGATGTCTTGTGTGAGATCAGGGACGGTGAAACGTCTGATCTACACTGTGTCTGTTGTTTCAGCCTCTCCACTGAAAGAAGATGGGAGTGACTTCAAAGATGTGATGGATGAAACTAGCTGGACCCCTCTCAATGATTCCTTGGAATACGTTTACCTTGATCCTATGTACAAG GACTATACTTATTCAAAGACACTGTCTGAGAAACATCTGTTGAGCTATGGGAATGATGAAAATGGTGGAGGATTGGAGGTGGTAACACTTGTTTGTGGACTAGTGGGAGGTGACTGCCTTGTACCGTCTACACTCGGTAGCAGAATAGTTTGTATTGCACAGATCGTGCAAAATGAAATATCCTACAAATCACTCAAGTTCCTAGATGGATTGCTGGGTAAAGTACCTCTTGTACACATTGATGACGTCTGTGAAGCTCATATTTTCTGCATGGAAAGCACTTCCATCAGTGGAAGATTCTTGTGTGCAAGTTCTTACATTTCATTACAAGAGATGGCTAACCATTATGCTCTTTATCATCCAGAATTCACCGTCAAACAAGA ATATAAAGATGGGCAAAGGAAGGATATCAAGTGGACCTCAACAAAGCTGTGTGACAAAGGATTTGTATACAAATATGATGCCAAGATGATATTGGATGATTGTATCAGATGTGCAAGAAGGATGGGTGAAATCTAG
- the LOC137831890 gene encoding probable WRKY transcription factor 30 — MEESTKRKYSSLIHELIQGKELAKQLGNHLVSSSPSPHETNELLVDQILSSYEKALTMLNRGFTVGEAKPTTGTMMDSHCSLTNGASPKSEVADREFEHKAVTKKRKTMPRWTEQVKICSSTGLEGSLDDGYSWRKYGQKDILGAKFPRGYYRCTHRNVQGCLATKQVQRSDEDPTTIEVTYRGRHTCTQAKYLNKSFPSNIKMGLGENQFHNDQNNQPLHEKTQHTPAGIFTFETEGIVKTEELEIKEDILTWFSFPSQSNGSENEDNMLPESTLENQFTESFSPVFISPATSESNPFCLSACHLDSTELLCQHIQTSDNTDITETVSAPTSVTNSPILDLDIWLHKGDFDTDFPFNTPDFFSLFELPCTST; from the exons ATGGAAGAGAGCACCAAAAGAAAATACTCTAGCCTGATCCATGAACTTATCCAAGGAAAGGAGCTAGCAAAGCAGCTCGGTAACCATCTGGTTTCTTCTTCTCCATCACCCCATGAAACCAATGAATTGTTGGTTGATCAAATTCTCTCGTCCTATGAGAAAGCCCTCACCATGCTGAACCGAGGGTTTACTGTGGGAGAGGCCAAACCCACCACTGGCACCATGATGGATTCCCATTGTTCTCTTACAAATGGTGCAAGTCCCAAAAGTGAGGTCGCGGACCGTGAATTTGAGCACAAAGCTGTCACCAAGAAAAG AAAGACCATGCCTAGATGGACGGAGCAAGTGAAGATTTGCTCAAGTACAGGACTCGAGGGGTCTTTGGATGATGGATATAGCTGGAGAAAATACGGGCAGAAGGATATTCTTGGAGCTAAGTTTCCAAG AGGATATTACAGATGCACACATAGAAATGTTCAAGGGTGCCTGGCAACAAAACAAGTTCAAAGGTCAGATGAAGATCCAACAACAATTGAGGTGACCTACAGAGGAAGACATACGTGCACGCAAGCTAAGTATTTGAACAAGTCATTCCCCTCAAACATAAAGATGGGTTTGGGGGAAAATCAATTTCACAATGATCAAAATAATCAACCACTTCACGAGAAAACACAACATACCCCAGCGGGGATTTTTACCTTTGAAACAGAGGGTATAGTCAAAACCGAGGAATTGGAAATCAAGGAGGATATCCTTACATGGTTTTCATTTCCTTCTCAATCAAATGGATCAGAAAACGAGGACAACATGTTACCCGAGTCGACGCTTGAAAACCAATTCACGGAAAGCTTTTCTCCTGTATTCATATCACCAGCAACTTCAGAATCAAACCCCTTTTGTTTGTCAGCATGCCACTTGGACAGCACTGAACTGTTATGCCAACATATACAAACCTCGGACAACACTGATATCACTGAGACAGTTTCAGCCCCAACTTCAGTAACCAACTCCCCAATTCTGGATTTGGACATTTGGCTTCATAAAGGGGATTTTGACACAGATTTCCCTTTCAACACTCCtgattttttctctttattcgAACTTCCCTGCACTTCCACTTAG
- the LOC137831891 gene encoding endoribonuclease Dicer homolog 2-like, protein MKGIGKEHPCYVPPELVNCSSKSCSVTYEYYCYLMELKEDYKYEVKVGDIVLAMRTELESEIIETLSGTSLVVERGKLSLNLTPAKPIQLSSEQVEKCRRFQTTLFKILLNGDFNQLPSASDNFSLGDNPEIDYLLLPATVKDQRPSKSIIDWKSVYSFPFSSESTCDCNCNHHACDVKIQNGSVCSCKLENCVVYTPHSDSIYIIAHIMRDLNGNSTMLHSGRNRSATYKEHFKNKHKIELSFPHQSLLRGRKGFEVRNYLMKDRQNKKKGEKMSSEELPPELCSVIMSPISIGTIYSFSFVPSIMHWLEGLLIAFNLKKMLMDHCTQNDIPISKVLQAITAKGCQEAYNYEYLETLGDSFLKSAVSLQLFNTHQNDREGVLSKLKDKLISNYALCNFGSAKNLPGFIRMEAFEPKKWDIPGDKSRSLLLKEELVSSGRTSMYVGRKRNIEVKKVADVVEALIGAFISTKDEKAALSFINWIGIDVDTKIMPYERHLSTHPENLVDVKFLESQLKYKFKDPYLLVEALTHSSCKRSGISTCYERLEFLGDAVLDNVMTMHFYEEYYNEKCSPEFLTTMRSISVNNECYALSAIKAELHKHILCDPVVEKNIKETIKSVENLSLESTFGWELETYFCPVLGDVIESIAGAIFVDSGYKKEIVFKSIRPLLEPLVTPETARRHPISVLQELCQKNQYKMEVQSPVSDNDGTLVTIKVKANRITYQHTAKASNKDKARKVASKELLKQLKICKSLG, encoded by the exons ATGAAAGGAAttg GAAAGGAGCACCCCTGTTATGTCCCACCGGAACTGGTGAATTGTTCATCAAAATCTTGCAGTGTAACGTACGAATACTACTGCTATTTGATGGAGTTGAAGGAGGATTACAAGTACGAGGTGAAGGTTGGTGACATTGTACTTGCAATGAGGACTGAACTTGAATCTGAAATCATAGAAACATTATCAGGCACATCATTGGTTGTTGAAAGGGGAAAATTGTCACTCAACCTCACACCTGCCAAACCCATTCAACTTAGCTCAGAACAG GTTGAGAAGTGTAGAAGATTTCAGACTACCCTGTTTAAGATCCTGCTGAATGGGGACTTTAATCAGTTACCAAGTGCTTCAGATAATTTCAGTTTAGGAGATAATCCTGAAATCGATTATCTTCTGCTCCCAGCCACTGTTAAAGACCAGAGACCTTCAAAATCAATTATTGATTGGAAGTCTGTctattcttttcctttttcatcTGAAAGTACCTGTGATTGCAACTGCAATCATCATGCTTGTGATGTGAAGATCCAAAATGGTTCAGTTTGCTCTTGCAAACTTGAAAACTGTGTTGTCTACACTCCTCATAGTGATTCTATTTATATCATTGCTCATATAATGAGGGATTTGAATGGAAACTCAACAATGTTACACTCAGGTCGTAATAGAAGTGCCACCTACAAGGAGCACTTCAAAAACAA GCACAAGATCGAATTGAGTTTTCCACACCAATCCTTACTCCGTGGAAGGAAAGGTTTTGAAGTCAGGAATTACCTTATGAAGGAtaggcaaaataagaaaaaag GAGAAAAAATGAGTTCTGAAGAATTGCCGCCAGAACTTTGTTCTGTAATCATGTCACCGATATCAATTGGTACCatatattcattttcttttgttCCATCAATCATGCATTGGCTTGAAGGCTTGCTCATTGCTTTCAACTTAAAAAAGATGCTCATGGATCATTGTACCCAAAATGATATCCCAATCAGCAAG GTACTACAAGCAATAACTGCAAAGGGATGTCAAGAGGCTTACAATTACGAGTACTTAGAGACACTTGGAGATTCTTTTCTAAAATCTGCTGTTAGTCTTCAGCTTTTCAATACCCATCAAAACGATAGAGAGGGTGTGCTCTCCAAGCTCAAGGACAAACTCATTTCCAATTATGCCTTGTGTAATTTTGGTTCTGCCAAAAATCTTCCG GGTTTCATAAGAATGGAAGCATTTGAACCAAAGAAGTGGGACATACCTGGCGATAAGTCAAGGAGTCTCTTGCTGAAAGAAGAGTTGGTTTCAAGTGGAAGAACAAGCATGTATGTTGGCAGAAAGAGAAATATAGAGGTAAAAAAGGTTGCTGATGTTGTTGAGGCACTAATTGGTGCCTTTATAAGCACAAAAGATGAAAAGGCTGCTTTATCGTTTATTAATTGGATTGGCATCGATGTTGACACCAAGATTATGCCATATGAGAGGCACCTTAGCACTCACCCCGAGAATCTTGTAGATGTCAAATTTTTAGAATCTCAGCTGAAGTACAAGTTTAAAGACCCTTACCTCTTAGTAGAGGCTCTCACCCATAGTTCTTGCAAACGATCAGGAATTTCGACATGTTATGAG CGATTAGAATTTCTTGGCGATGCAGTGCTGGACAATGTAATGACGATGCATTTCTATGAGGAATATTATAATGAAAAGTGTTCACCGGAATTTCTTACTACCATGAGGTCTATTTCTGTGAACAATGAGTGCTACGCTTTGTCAGCCATTAAAGCTGAGCTGCACAAACACATACTGTGTGACCCCGTAGTAGAAAAGAATATTAAGGAGACAATAAAAAGTGTTGAGAATTTATCTCTGGAATCAACTTTTGGATGGGAGCTAGAAACATATTTCTGTCCG GTGCTTGGAGATGTTATAGAATCTATAGCAGGAGCAATTTTTGTTGATTCAGGTTACAAGAAAGAGATCGTTTTCAAAAGCATAAGGCCCCTTTTGGAACCCCTTGTAACACCTGAAACAGCGAGGCGACATCCTATTAGTGTGTTGCAAGAACTGTGCCAGAAAAATCAGTATAAAATGGAAGTGCAATCCCCTGTGAGTGACAACGATGGAACTTTGGTTACAATTAAGGTGAAAGCTAACAGGATCACTTACCAGCACACTGCTAAAGCTTCTAACAAGGATAAAGCTCGTAAAGTGGCCTCCAAGGAACTCTTAAAACAATTGAAG ATTTGCAAGTCTCTTGGCTAA